From Haliotis asinina isolate JCU_RB_2024 chromosome 8, JCU_Hal_asi_v2, whole genome shotgun sequence, a single genomic window includes:
- the LOC137294884 gene encoding uncharacterized protein, with the protein MEKQPLHANTSGGYAREPFFLANITIICRLWGLATIAVIWAGAVTTIQSGHDQYYVGWYLVGAGVLVTWFEITWFFDKSACCLREGCCCKCWSIMMWVDNWKKGIFYLALSIPTFLSGMRIILGMVSGLLLIILGCLYIVKTFKYGIVYTKHETRYVSTASPNVSIVTHEISTQTDDDMYYSLLAEYQRRQQEQENLQQLRQMP; encoded by the exons ATGGAGAAACAGCCTCTCCATGCTAACACCTCAGGGGGCTATGCCCGGGAACCATTCTTCCTGGCCAATATCACTATCATCTGCAGATTATGGGGCCTCGCCACTATTGCAG tgatATGGGCTGGTGCCGTGACGACCATACAGTCTGGACACGACCAGTACTATGTCGGCTGGTACCTCGT TGGAGCTGGCGTCCTAGTGACATGGTTTGAAATAACCTGGTTCTTTGACAAGTCGGCTTGTTGTCT ACGTGAAGGATGCTGCTGCAAGTGCTGGTCAATCATGATGTGGGTGGACAACTGGAAGAAGGGCATCTTTTACCTGGCTCTGTCCATCCCGACCTTCCTCAGCGGTATGAGAATCATACTTGGTATGGTCAGTG gtcTCCTGCTGATAATCCTCGGCTGTCTGTACATCGTCAAGACCTTCAAGTACGGCATAGTCTACACCAAGCATGAGACACGCTACGTGAGCACGGCCTCGCCCAATGTGAGCATAGTGACTCACGAGATATCAACTCAAACCGACGACGACATGTACTACAGTCTCCTAGCGGAGTATCAGCGTCGGCAGCAGGAGCAGGAGAACCTTCAGCAACTACGTCAGATGCCGTGA